The following nucleotide sequence is from Armatimonadota bacterium.
AAGATTTTGCCTATGCTGAATCTCCGGTATTAAAACAAGGAATGGGTCTACTTTCTTCCTATCACATTCTTCTATGACGTCAATTAGCCTTGTGGGAAGCTGTGGAGCATTTGCAGAAGCAATTATGCCCATGTGCTCACTTGTAAATGACATCTCATCAAGAACACGCCGAGGTTTCTTTATTACTCGAACTCCTTGTTGTTCGGCAAGTTCAAATATGCGCCCCAGCCTCTTATCAATACGGGCATTTTCATCTACCAGTATTTCCCTAACAAGGCCTCCTTGCTTTAAAAGTTCAAGTACAGCATTCCGTCCCTCGACTTGGACCTTTGTCATCTCAATAACACCAACCTTAAAAATAAGCAAAATTGAAGTTTTTCAAGTACGTTCGAGCACATTATAGTACATCCATCGTCAAGCCTGCGACCACTGATTGCTTTTGAACCAATTTCAAAGCGATAGTGGCGTTCTTAATTGACTAGCATTCCTGCTCTTGATGCGCATTGCTTACATTTTATTAAAACTTTACAAAATCTTGCTGACCGCAAAGCCTTGGTGGTATAATGCACACTAAATTAGAGCTCTGCCAAACAATCTCAGCAGTATAGTATGGGGAAAAGTAGTAAAGAAATCGCAAATTCCATCTATTGCACCGATTCACTAATTTACACCTCAGTCGAAGGTCGCCCAATAGAAGTACTTATTTTCGGCGCTGGTCCAAATACCATTCTGCTAATGGCAGGGGTCCATGGTGACGAGAAGTCCGGCGTCCGATTGGTCAGACAAATAATCAGAAAAATCAAGAAACGTGACCTATATTCTCTGACCAATCGCATCGTCGTAATGCCGCTAGTTAATCCTGACGGCTATAAAGCAGGGACTCGCAGAAATGCAAGAGGAATAGACATCAACCGCAACTTTCCTACTAGGGACTTTAGCGGCGGAGAAGGTGCCCCTGGAGGAACAAAACCTGCGTCTGAACCCGAAACCAAAGCAATAATTGACGTTGTATCCCGCTTCAAGCCAAGCATTATTATTACGCTTCATAGTTCACTTAATTGCATTAATTATAATGGCGACTCGGCAATTGAAATCGCTAATCAGATGTCGGAAATCTGTGGGCTTGAAGTTAAGGATGACATTGGTTACCCATGCCCAGGGTCCATGGGAACTTACTATGGTTGGGAACGAGAACTGCCTGTCATTACCCTCGAACTTCCACCCGACAGCTCAGACTTGAAGCCAATCGAGCAAGCAATATTTAATGTGCTCAAACTGTAGGAGACATAAATTATTGCTATCTTTTGAAACGAGAATATAACGATTGGTTGACCATGCTTCTGCACATAGCTACAATAAATCTGCAAAAAATA
It contains:
- a CDS encoding succinylglutamate desuccinylase/aspartoacylase family protein, producing the protein MGKSSKEIANSIYCTDSLIYTSVEGRPIEVLIFGAGPNTILLMAGVHGDEKSGVRLVRQIIRKIKKRDLYSLTNRIVVMPLVNPDGYKAGTRRNARGIDINRNFPTRDFSGGEGAPGGTKPASEPETKAIIDVVSRFKPSIIITLHSSLNCINYNGDSAIEIANQMSEICGLEVKDDIGYPCPGSMGTYYGWERELPVITLELPPDSSDLKPIEQAIFNVLKL